TTCACTTTTCAGTTCAATGCAATTGATTTTCTTTTCGTTTCGACACTTGTGTCTTAGGCtgaatattttattcattaaaaagtTGACATTAATATAAAGACCAGGGCACGAACTCCGGAAAAAACCTATCCACCCAATTTGaaaatcataacaaaattgaagACAACCATTTCCTGAATTTCTACCATTTGAGGTCACGAACTGTGATTTAGAACTGAGATTGCTTGCATTTTTAAGAAGACGAAATAAGCCTCAATTACTTGCAGAACACCAAATGGCGATTAAATTACTTGCAGAACACCAAATGAAGATTAATGTTAAGACGAGAAGAGGAGCGTTTCGTTAGAGAGTGATACATCTATTCAAAGGAAGACCCATAAACAATCCTGGTGTACCTATCCTTGAGCCACCTAAAACTCTTCAAAGACCCTTTTACTCTTCCCTCAACATCGTAAACCTTATAGCTTGCTACCCTCTTCTTCCTCTGCAACTCCGGATCATTTAAACTCTAGCTTTTCGAACAACACCCGGACTTTCCTTTTCTGAACTTGGCGTCGGTATTCTGCACCTGGGTCTGCCGTTGTCGCACTGTTGAAGCGTGGGAAGCACCGTAACAACTGAGATCTTGCCTGCTGTGGATGCCATTCCCATATGACAAATTGGGTCCCTTGTAGCTTTCTATATGCTGCATTTTCACATCTCCATACGCTTTGGATCCCAAGTCTTCCATGAAATTGTTAAGCTCTCAGAGGTAATTTGGGGAAGTGAAGGGCTTTCTCTCGCTGGTGGTAGTAGGAACCTCACTTTTTGTGTGAATGTCTCTAAAAGCTGAAAAGTGGTGGCAAATGAAATGCCGATAAAGTTTGAGCAGAGGAAAAACTTTGGAACGGGGTTTAAGCCGAGCGAGGTCGTTTCGTAGGCGCGGAAACGGGCCAAGAGTCCAACATTCATTTGGACCTTTTGGGCTTGACCGTTGTTTGCTATAGCTTgtggtttaaaaaaataaaaagaatttttatttatttttctactaTCACCTTTTTCAGGTATCACTGGCCAATTTGAGTTCTTTCGGAATCTTCAATGCCGCTGTCTTGAAGAAAACCCTAAAGATTCTCCTTTTGCCTTAATTAAAACCAACAAAACCTAATCTTTCTATTGCTTCGATTTTTAAGATCTAATTGATTTGTTTCTATATTTTCTCGTCCCCATATCTGCCCTAAATCTCTCAACATTCCCCAGATTCTTAATCTGCTCTTTGAAATTGAGTAAGTTACGTATTCCTCATTTTCTTCCCATATTGATCTACAGATCTGTTATTCCATTATATTGTCctgcaattttttttgtttggtgTCGTTTCAATCGATTTATTTGGTAACGTAATAAATTCTATAGGTTTTTAAGGATATGATCTGATATTTCTAttcctttatttttctatttgatttatttattttaatttggacaTATATATTTCTATTGATTCAGTTATTCATATAATTTCGTAGGTGTGTTATCGTAGCTGAATTTAATTGATTGACGGAAATGAGTGATAACAATTCACCACCTGGTTCACCCAAACAAAACCCAGCTCAGAATTCtgagactaacttattacctAAAGATGATAGCTCTCTGGAAACCATAGTTAGAAAGATTCAGGATTCCATGTCCTTAGCAAAGAGACACAAGTTCTGGGAAACCCAACCTGTTGGTCAATTTAAGGATGTTGGGGACACGAGTTTACCCGAGGGACCGATCGAGCCCCCCATTCCCTTGTCTGAAGTAAAACAGGAACCTTATAACCTTCCAAATCCATATGAATGGACCACCTGTGATATGGATTCAGAAGATACTTGTACCGAGGTTTATAATCTTTTGAAGAACAATTATGTTGAGGATGATGAGAATATGTTTAGGTTCAATTATTCCAAGGAGTTTCTTAGCTGGGCTTTGCGTCCTCCTGGTTATTATAAGAGCTGGCACATTGGGGTTCGTGCTAAGGCTTCAAAGAAGCTTGTTGCTTTCATTACTGGTGTCCCCGCAAGAATAAGGGTGCGAGATGAAGTTGTGAAGATGGCCGAGATCAATTTCTTGTGTGTTCATAAGAAGCTGAGATCAAAAAGACTTGCACCTGTAATGATTAAGGAGGTTACTAGGAGAGTTCATTTGGAGAATATTTGGCAGGCTGCTTACACTGCCGGTGTTGTTCTTCCAACACCAATTACTACTTGCCAGTACTGGCATCGGTCGCTGAACCCTAAGAAGCTTATTGATGTTGGGTTTTCTAGGCTTGGGCCTAGGATGACAATGAGTCGAACCATCAAACTCTACAAGTTACCTGATTCTCCAGCCACCCCTGGGTTCAGAAAGATGGAGCTTCATGATGTCCCTGCTGTTACAAGGTTGCTTAGAAGCTACTTGAGCCAGTTTGTCGTTTCTCCAGATTTTGATGAGAACGATGTGGAGCACTGGCTGCTTCCCACCGATGGCGTCGTGGATAGTTACTTGGTTGAGAGCCCAGAGTCGCATGACGTAACTGACTTCTGCAGCTTCTACACGCTTCCCTCGTCTATTCTTGGCAACCAGAACTATTCGATTTTGAAAGCAGCCTACTCATACTACAATGTGTCCACTAAGACTCCATTGCTTCAGCTGATGAATGATGCTTTAATCGTTGCTAAGCAGAAGGATTTTGACGTTTTCAATGCGCTTGATGTCATGCATAATGAGTCATTCCTCAAAGAATTGAAATTCGGACCAGGTGATGGGCAACTTCACTACTACCTCTATAATTATCGGATACGAAATGCTTTGAGACCATCAGAACTTGGTCTTGTACTCTTATAGTTCAATATGTTCCAGCTTTGTTCGTGCAGTTTTGTTTCCAATTTGTTGCATCATATTAATTGTTCCGCTGCCATCCACAGCCAAGGATTCGGTATGCAGTGCAAGCAAGAGTAGCCTTTGTTGTGTTTCTGAGCTTGAATTGCCTAGGCAAATTACAATATTGCTGTTGACAATGCACATTGTTCAATGGACATCAATATGTTGAGCTTTTAATTGTGGTTTATTTCTTAGTTTGTCATTGCTCTTGCAGTTTTTCATTGCTTTTTTTCCCCCCTCTTATTGTCCTTGTCGCTTCATTAATTTC
The sequence above is drawn from the Gossypium hirsutum isolate 1008001.06 chromosome A05, Gossypium_hirsutum_v2.1, whole genome shotgun sequence genome and encodes:
- the LOC107937723 gene encoding glycylpeptide N-tetradecanoyltransferase 1, with translation MSDNNSPPGSPKQNPAQNSETNLLPKDDSSLETIVRKIQDSMSLAKRHKFWETQPVGQFKDVGDTSLPEGPIEPPIPLSEVKQEPYNLPNPYEWTTCDMDSEDTCTEVYNLLKNNYVEDDENMFRFNYSKEFLSWALRPPGYYKSWHIGVRAKASKKLVAFITGVPARIRVRDEVVKMAEINFLCVHKKLRSKRLAPVMIKEVTRRVHLENIWQAAYTAGVVLPTPITTCQYWHRSLNPKKLIDVGFSRLGPRMTMSRTIKLYKLPDSPATPGFRKMELHDVPAVTRLLRSYLSQFVVSPDFDENDVEHWLLPTDGVVDSYLVESPESHDVTDFCSFYTLPSSILGNQNYSILKAAYSYYNVSTKTPLLQLMNDALIVAKQKDFDVFNALDVMHNESFLKELKFGPGDGQLHYYLYNYRIRNALRPSELGLVLL